The window TAACCAGAATGTCTCATAATAGAGGTTTTTATGTTCATATGTGGTTTAACAGGTTTCTTGTGGCCATAGACCGCAGAAATGGCACTAAGGTGGCTATGGAGACTGTGAAGCTAGCTGAGGACTTCATGCTGTCCAGTAATGGTGTGGTTGTAGGACTGGACCTGAGTGGAGATCCTACGGTCAGTACCGTTTGCTTATTTGTCAAAAAGATGGTTGAATAGCCAAAGCTCCACAGTTGAGATACATATGGCCAACAGTTATTGGCCATATCTTATTAAGCACCATtgttttctgtaatatttaaaaCCCTACAATTGAGACAGTATGaaaaatgcaaattttaaaaagcacagtgttatttacattttcttttaattttatatgATTGCAGACTATATGAACCCaatgtatttaatgtttaatCTGGGCAACTAAATTGATTAAAATACACCCATTCCTGCATTTTGTTGTGTATAATTTTAAACCTTAGtaaattataacaaaaaatgtaattggtacaaTTGTGATCAGATGAAACAGCCATATTGCTGTCAGTTGAATGAAGTTTTATGAGACTAGACTCTTTTAGACATTAAAGTTTCATGTCTGTGTTTCCAAAGATGCTTGTTTTGTCTTTAAAAGGTGGGTCATGGAAGAGACCTGCTCCCTGCTCTCCAGAAGGCTCGAAACTGTGGACTTAAGCTAGCACTGCATTTGTCAGAGGTTTGACTATTTATATCTAAACCCAATGCCAGTATTTAACATTTCATGTATTGATTTTATCTCGGCGGATCCAGTTATATTGCAATGCATCTCTGTGTCTTAGATTCCTTCCCAGAAGGAAGAGTCTGAGCTGCTGTTGGATTTGCCTCCTGATAGAATTGGTCACGGGACGTTTTTACACCCTGAAGTCGGGGGGTCAGACACTCTTGTGGATAAAGTTTGCAAGCAAAAAATTCCTataggtgaaaaaaaaattatgtttagcAATATTCTTTTACCTAATTttatccaggttctgtttggcaCGACATTCATGAGTCATGGCTTTTGTATTTGCacacattattattttagatGCTCTTTACtaagatatttattttactttagtttaaATGACTCTTTCTTCAGtttttgaaaataataatattgaatgTAAACACTGTTAAGGTTTACTATACTATTGACTGCCCAGTCCTTACGCCCATAATTAACTATGCCCTCCTGCaatagtgtttatttttataattttttaatatttccaTACAGAGCTGTGCTTGACCTCCAATGTAACGGGCCAGACTGTACCTTCATATGACCAGCATCATTTCAAGTACTGGTACACACGAGGACACCCTTGTGTTCTTTGTGTAAGTAATTTATTCTGAAAATTAGCTTACACtatttttagcaaattaaaataaaCCATTTACACATGCATTCTTTTCCTGTTCCTCCATTCAGACGGACGATAAGGGAGTTTTCTGCACAGATCTCTCTCAGGAATACCAGCTGGCTGCTTCTACTTTCAGACTTAGTCAGGAGGATGTGTGGGATCTTTCCCAGCAGGCCATCCATTGCAGCTTCGCCCCAGAGCCTGTAAAGCAGCAGCTAGAGCAGAAGTGGGCCAAGCTCAGGCCTGTGTGCCTCATGTCTGACACTGATGAACCTTCTACTCCGCCATTGTTTTACATGGACGTGCCAAGCAGACCAGCCTTGACCTCagttttagaaaaagaaaatggaTAATTTTTTGTACTAAAGCATGAACCACTTAATTCTATTGTAATACAAAAGACAGTTTGTAAAGCAGATTGAATCACTCTTCTCTATAGATGTTGTCATAAGGTTTTAcctttatttactgtttactgcaTCTCTTTAACTGGAAACTGCTCAGAAAAATGACTGTCTTGATCTACCTAAATTTTCAAGGAATTAATTACTCTGGACCTTGTTTTGTGAGGCAAAGTAGCAAAGATGATCCTTCCAGCAGGGGGCATCAGTACAACAAAGATCTGATATTTTTTTGTGCAGCATTTAGTGCTTGATGTTTCAGTCAAAAagctttttggatttttttagtTCTTCTGAAGTAACATTTCAGTCAAATCTACCTCACACCACACTTAAGGAGCTTAAAGCATAAGGACATTTAAGATTCAGTTTAACACAATGTTTAGGGATGGAGGTTtaacatataaacaaataaaactaaagaaatgTCTTGTACAAATGATTCTTTTAAAGTCATTAAGAGAAATAAAGGACATCTTCAGAGTTATAAATATAGAATCAGCTGCAGCATATCTTCTGCAGATATCTAGAGCATTGTTAGAGAGAGTTTTGAACAAGTGTCTTATTTtaaactaaatacatttattttatttaaccttGATTGTTAAAGTGAAGGGATCACTATGACCAGTTCCAAAGAGCTCACTGAGTACTTTAAAATAAGGATTAAAAAAGATCTCAGAACAATTTAAAATCAGATGTACCACAGTTTGCTATATCATTTATAAGTAAAACAAATACCAACATGACCGTGTCGGCTATCCTAACAAGTTCAGCCAGAGAGCAGACTGCAAGATGCGCAAAGAAGTCTCCAACTAGCCTAAAATGTTATTGTGGAACCTACAGGTAGCTCTCACCACAGTTGTGACATGTCAAGATATAGCATCTAACGTCAGAAAAAGACCAAACAAGCTTGTTTTTTCATGGGAGATGTCCAAGGAGGAAACCTTttactgtctaaaaaaaaaaaaaaaaaaaaagaatcgggGCAGGAATAAAGTTCCAGATTGCCAAAATATACATAGACAAAAAGCATTACCTCTGGAACAACAAGCTTCAGACAGATTAATCTAAAGTTAGAGGACATTAAAGGACATTTACATACTGTAAAGCATGGAGGTAGATGTGTCATTGTTTAGGGTTGCTTTACTACAGGACGGCCTGGGAATATCTCCATCatgtatccattatgaattctTTACTGTCAGAGGGGGCTGAAAAATACTGCATGAAGGAGTGGGAAACGCCTTTTCCCAGTCGATGTCCAGTCCTCACTGGTAGTGATTGTCTAATTGAGGTTATTTTAATCACAAGAAGGAAATACCACCTATTTATGTACTGGTTAATAATataccatttttttaaattacatttactataTAGTACTGTAAGTCCTATACTATACAATAATATACTAGTATATATTAATGATATaatgttttactgtttaatacagtTTTTACTATAAACAGTGCTTATAAACCTTATAAGTAATATACTAGAAAAGGTACTAGTACAAGTTGTATAAATAACTGTAATATTTTCACACAACTGGGAGAGTTGGTGTTGGCATGTTAGGCTTCTAAACATTTATTGGTTTGTcttctctcactttttttctAGCTGGAGGCAGAAAATACCCCAATGCACAGCTCTCAATAGTGACTGCACTGTCTGTTTGTTTAGAGACTCTGCGGACCACCCATTGTAGGCCTCTGCCATTCTCTTTTTTATCACCACAGTCTTTCCTGAGCTTGAAAGGGGAAGCTCTGGGGTCAACCTGTTAAAAGGAAAATCCCACAAGCCTATTTCTCATTAGAATACTTCTGATTATGATTTGAGCTGAAGAGTAGCTGTGTAAAAATAGCATAATCATATTCATATGGTCCTGATGTCATTTGTTAAGTCCTGCTGATTACAGAACTGTGTTTGTGCATGGTGTCTGTGATctgtagaaaaagctgtgttagctttttgttttgcatgttcgttgatccaaggattcagacgacacggagattgagagtgaacaagtatgatttatttcagatctgggaagaacatttcagatctgggaagaacattaCAGGCATGCATCCTAGTTCTTCTGACCTTCGACATTTCTGACTCCATCTTTATACCCTTGGGTGACGTATACCCTTCTGTGACGTaccttgttgctaggtggcttctaatttttatgctatctttccaaatatggtatatcatattgtttacttcatttttccagacttcTGAGGAACTTGAAAGTTGTCTTAACCTTTACTTCTGAGAAAACGTAGGTGTCCGTTACTTCCCTTGCCAAGGTGACAAGGCATGTCTTAAGGTCAGCAAGGCACAGTTCCTCTTTAGTTCATACTctgttttattgataataattttgctacattctacagtaagattaattagttagtatattttaacatagcttgaagctgcatgtataattttgttagACGCAATCTTTGACTGTAAggctagaaaatgtatgttttttactgGTGTGTTAATCGTCTCTCCTGTTGCTGACCTTTCCTAGAACGTAGGCGGAAAAGAGGAACTCCTCTAGAGCccaggagtaaaagaggaactcttttagtctgctagcctctgtaacctcaagatgtttaCCAGTAAGACGAGGAAGCGTGCTTTCTCGGTTGAGCCATTCAAATGTCATTGCTGATTTTATGAATCAAATAATAACTGTGTGTACGTGTGGTTTTAGTGACTAACTCTTGattcagtgattaatgattagtagaatatagatttatagctttcatagatctatttgtgtaatatgtgttttaatcatagttaaggcttatatgtgttttaatcatagtttaagAAATCATAGGTTAAGATTTTGGCTATCATGATTATTGT of the Astyanax mexicanus isolate ESR-SI-001 chromosome 10, AstMex3_surface, whole genome shotgun sequence genome contains:
- the adal gene encoding adenosine deaminase-like protein, whose amino-acid sequence is METPADPFYRQLPKVELHAHLNGSVSSETMEQLIARKPQLNIEHSMTAIRSGQRRTLDECFQVFKVIHQLVDSEEDILMVAKAVIQEFAADGVKYLELRSTPREETKTGLSKRRYVETVIEAIHQCKQEGVDIDVRFLVAIDRRNGTKVAMETVKLAEDFMLSSNGVVVGLDLSGDPTVGHGRDLLPALQKARNCGLKLALHLSEIPSQKEESELLLDLPPDRIGHGTFLHPEVGGSDTLVDKVCKQKIPIELCLTSNVTGQTVPSYDQHHFKYWYTRGHPCVLCTDDKGVFCTDLSQEYQLAASTFRLSQEDVWDLSQQAIHCSFAPEPVKQQLEQKWAKLRPVCLMSDTDEPSTPPLFYMDVPSRPALTSVLEKENG